From one Amycolatopsis sp. FDAARGOS 1241 genomic stretch:
- a CDS encoding diacylglycerol kinase family protein, whose translation MGVNAALAVHPASGHGAAARIADAVADRLRPAVDRLDVLVATSVEQSRALMRSSHAEGLDVLVVLGGDGAAHQGVQFCADHDVALGLIPSGTGNDFARALGTPPDTIRATDALAAALRAGTRRRLDLGRTGAAWFATVLCSGFDAAVNARANSLRWPAGPLRYDVAILAELAAFKPRPVTLRTDEETLELDATLVAVGNTPYYGGGVPICPRATPDDGLFDVTIIGAAGRLQLLRLLPGLRTGAHLDHPAVRTLRTRTLSIDGPQTPESAGWPAYADGESQGSTPVTATCVPGALTVVAPTP comes from the coding sequence GTGGGCGTGAACGCAGCGCTGGCCGTCCACCCGGCCTCCGGCCACGGAGCCGCGGCCCGGATCGCCGACGCCGTCGCCGATCGGCTGCGTCCCGCCGTCGACCGGCTCGACGTGCTCGTCGCCACCAGCGTCGAGCAATCCCGCGCCCTCATGCGCTCCTCCCACGCCGAGGGCCTCGACGTGCTCGTCGTCCTCGGCGGCGACGGCGCCGCCCACCAGGGCGTGCAGTTCTGCGCCGACCACGACGTCGCCCTCGGCCTCATCCCCTCCGGTACCGGCAACGACTTCGCCCGCGCCCTCGGCACCCCACCCGACACAATCCGGGCCACCGACGCCCTTGCCGCCGCGCTGCGGGCCGGCACCCGGCGCCGGCTCGACCTCGGCCGCACCGGCGCCGCCTGGTTCGCCACCGTCCTGTGCTCCGGCTTCGACGCAGCGGTCAACGCCCGTGCCAACAGCCTCCGCTGGCCCGCCGGACCGCTCCGCTACGACGTCGCCATCCTCGCCGAGCTCGCCGCGTTCAAGCCCCGCCCCGTCACCCTCCGCACCGACGAGGAGACCCTCGAACTCGACGCCACCCTCGTCGCCGTCGGCAACACCCCCTACTACGGCGGCGGCGTCCCCATCTGCCCCCGGGCCACCCCCGACGACGGCCTGTTCGACGTCACGATCATCGGCGCAGCCGGCCGCCTGCAGCTGCTGCGCCTGCTGCCCGGCCTGCGCACCGGCGCCCACCTCGACCACCCCGCCGTACGCACCCTGCGCACCCGCACCCTCAGCATCGACGGCCCGCAAACCCCCGAAAGCGCCGGCTGGCCCGCCTACGCCGACGGCGAATCGCAGGGCAGCACCCCCGTCACCGCCACCTGCGTGCCCGGCGCGCTCACCGTCGTCGCACCGACCCCGTAA